One segment of Solanum lycopersicum chromosome 1, SLM_r2.1 DNA contains the following:
- the LOC101266864 gene encoding polygalacturonase At1g48100 — MASLSSTLLVTFYMTFALLLLLLCSHVVSARYHHHGHRGHHNNKKQHKHNSHISYPPSISPEPSPSAGDEGVYDVRSFGAVGDGVTDDTEGFKAAWDAACQVQSAVIHVPLGYSFMIQSTIFTGPCQSGLVFQLEGTIMPPDGPESWPSKTSKRQWLVFYRVNELSLQGGGVIDGRGEEWWNLPCKPHKGPKGSTLPGPCDSPIAIRFFMSSNLTVQGIKMKNSPQFNFRFDNCKNVHIESLHITAPIWSPNTDGIHIEQTSNVEIYDSLISNGDDCVSIGAGCYDVDIRNLTCGPGGHGISIGSLGNHNSRACVSNITVRDSVIKQSDNGVRIKTWQGGFGAVSGVSFLNIHMDNVRNPIIIDQFYCLSKDCSNRTSAVSVSDIEYSSIKGTYDIRSPPMRFACSDTIPCTNITLSDIELLPAKGELVLDPFCWNAYGGQETLTIPPIFCLLEGNPPKVFENNDLGYCSSS; from the exons ATGGCATCACTATCAAGTACCCTACTTGTTACATTTTACATGACAtttgcattattattattattattatgtagtCATGTTGTTAGTGCCAGGTACCATCACCACGGACACCGCGGTCATCATAATAACAAGAAACAACATAAGCATAATTCACACATATCGTATCCACCTTCAATTTCACCTGAGCCTTCACCCTCCGCGGGGGACGAAGGGGTTTATGATGTGAGGTCTTTTGGTGCCGTAGGTGATGGTGTTACGGATGATACTGAAGGTTTTAAGGCAGCGTGGGATGCTGCCTGCCAAGTTCAATCAGCTGTTATTCATGTTCCCCTTGGTTACTCTTTTATGATTCAATCTACTATTTTTACTGGTCCTTGTCAAAGTGGATTGGTGTTTCAG TTGGAAGGAACAATAATGCCACCAGATGGACCAGAGTCGTGGCCAAGCAAAACCAGTAAGCGGCAGTGGCTGGTATTTTATAGAGTAAATGAGTTGTCATTACAAGGTGGAGGCGTCATAGATGGAAGAGGAGAAGAGTGGTGGAATCTTCCTTGTAAACCCCATAAG GGACCTAAAGGAAGTACACTACCTGGACCATGTGACAGCCCAATt GCCATTAGATTCTTCATGAGCTCAAATCTAACGGTGCAAGGAATTAAAATGAAGAATAGCCCCCAATTTAATTTCAGATTTGATAACTGCAAAAATGTGCATATTGAATCCCTTCACATTACAGCTCCCATTTGGAGTCCCAACACTGATGGCATTCACATTGAGCAAACCAGCAATGTTGAAATTTATGACTCCCTCATCTCTAACG gtGACGATTGTGTGTCAATAGGAGCAGGATGTTACGATGTGGATATTAGGAATCTCACATGTGGACCTGGAGGACATGGAATAAG CATCGGGAGTTTAGGCAACCACAACTCGCGAGCATGTGTATCAAACATCACAGTTCGTGACTCAGTAATAAAGCAATCAGACAACGGTGTGAGGATCAAGACATGGCAAGGGGGATTTGGAGCAGTATCAGGAGTTTCGTTTCTCAACATTCATATGGACAATGTACGTAACCCCATTATAATCGATCAATTTTACTGTCTTTCGAAAGATTGCAGCAATCGGACCTCAGCAGTGTCTGTTTCAGATATTGAATACTCAAGTATTAAAGGAACGTATGATATAAGAAGCCCGCCAATGCGTTTTGCTTGTAGTGACACTATCCCTTGCACGAATATAACACTCTCAGACATAGAACTTTTGCCTGCGAAAGGCGAATTAGTGTTGGATCCCTTCTGCTGGAACGCCTATGGAGGACAAGAGACATTAACAATTCCGcctattttttgtttgttagaGGGAAATCCTCCAAAAGtgtttgaaaataatgacttaGGGTATTGTTCTTCGTCCTGA